The Eurosta solidaginis isolate ZX-2024a chromosome 4, ASM4086904v1, whole genome shotgun sequence genome includes a window with the following:
- the RNaseZ gene encoding ribonuclease Z, mitochondrial, with translation MLFTTTFRRSIARVKTILYANVNTLLGMEAPTSRAHSLTKEQNDTKEDTLGSVLSQAAIDTPLQKQKPDPPPQLRRERQIQAAKKKSTPYVPGIVNLQVLGAGANGSPTAIYLFTDQSRYLFNCGEGTQRLAHEHKTKLARLEHIFVTRNTWPAIGGFPGLALTVQDAGVREMSLHGPPHLDNILHSMKRFVVLKTMQVNTRDCTQLASFEDSVMTVKYVSLYKQLPSAPFEIDAQNQMVVAYICKLKPRPGALNLVKCVERGVPPGPLLGQLKNGIDVKLDDGTIVYSKDVSEPSETALSFVFLDIPSEDYLPALQEQTEVFRAVQQETQNEVALVVHFTPAHMLGNNCYRAFMKNFTPRTQHLYLNSPRNQFSGYIAAHRIQYQLNQLNARTFPLLTEALDANLNISSKLKKTKLGEPAKTDEIDVENSTNHAESANDDDTGTELINLNSLTSFHLRPRKGLDRSTEAQLNPSEYIEETQVLADFPQLLSKLKSDLEALPPPSCTAEYPKITFLGTGSCIPNKTRNVSAIMVQSTADAYMLLDCGEGTFGQIVRLYGKARAALVIRNLKAIYISHLHADHHIGLIGLLNERRALLQQTDAAPAENKVLLFAPHQIKPWLNFYNERIENIENTYTFIGNADMLHEPMLLGATRADIGIDAVSTCLVRHCPHSFGVSLTLPASAGNTEPVKITYSGDSMPCEDLVALGRNSTVLIHEATMEDDLLEEARLKMHSTISQAIAQGREMQAQHIILTHFSQRYAKLPRMQQLVGGKAPETETMRNVSIAFDNMQMTLGDLEHFHYMYPALHALFAEHAEELEQKALKREIKLERKRKLLNAD, from the exons ATGTTGTTCACCACAACATTTAGGCGCTCCATAGCACGTGTCAAAACAATTCTATACGCGAACGTGAACACTTTACTTGGAATGGAAGCACCTACTTCCCGTGCGCATAGCTTAACTAAGGAACAAAATGATACAAAGGAAGACACACTTGGATCAGTGCTTTCACAGGCCGCCATTGATACGCCCCTACAGAAACAAAAGCCGGATCCACCACCACAATTGCGACGAGAGCGGCAGATACAAGCAGCGAAAAAGAAATCAACTCCCTATGTACCGGGTATTGTAAATTTGCAAGTTTTGGGAGCAGGCGCAAATGGTTCACCAACAGCCATATATCTTTTTACCGATCAATCACGCTATTTGTTTAATTGTGGCGAAGGTACGCAACGCTTGGCGCACGAACACAAAACTAAGCTGGCGCGATTGGAACACATTTTTGTTACGCGAAATACATGGCCAGCGATAGGAGGTTTTCCTGGCTTAGCGCTAACAGTGCAAGATGCAGGCGTGCGGGAGATGTCATTACATGGGCCACCGCATTTAGATAATATATTGCATAGCATGAAACGTTTTGTGGTGTTGAAAACAATGCAG GTGAACACGCGTGATTGTACGCAGTTGGCGAGCTTCGAAGATTCAGTTATGACCGTGAAATATGTGTCACTCTATAAACAGTTGCCTTCGGCGCCATTTGAAATTGATGCACAAAATCAAATGGTTGTCGCTTACATTTGTAAACTCAAACCACGCCCAGGCGCGCTCAATTTAGTGAAATGCGTTGAACGTGGTGTACCACCTGGGCCACTTTTGGGTCAATTGAAAAATGGTATTGATGTAAAACTAGACGATGGCACTATTGTTTATTCAAAAGATGTAAGTGAACCCAGCGAAACCGCGTTGTCGTTTGTATTTTTGGATATACCATCTGAAGATTATTTGCCTGCATTGCAAGAGCAAACTGAAGTCTTTCGTGCGGTGCAACAAGAAACCCAAAACGAAGTGGCTTTGGTTGTACATTTTACACCAGCGCACATGTTGGGTAACAATTGCTATCGCgcttttatgaaaaattttacaCCGCGTACACAGCATCTCTATTTGAACTCGCCCCGTAATCAATTTTCTGGTTATATAGCAGCACACCGCATCCAATATCAACTCAATCAACTAAATGCGCGTACCTTTCCTTTGCTCACAGAAGCGCTTGATGCAAATTTAAATATTAGCAGCAAATTGAAGAAAACTAAATTAGGCGAGCCAGCTAAAACGGATGAAATTGATGTTGAAAACAGTACCAATCATGCAGAGAGCGCAAATGATGATGACACAGGGACTGAGCTGATAAACTTAAATTCACTCACGAGCTTTCATTTGCGTCCACGAAAAG GACTCGATCGAAGCACAGAAGCGCAGCTGAATCCCAGCGAGTATATTGAGGAAACTCAGGTGCTCGCAGACTTTCCGCAGCTACTTAGCAAATTAAAGAGCGATCTGGAAGCTCTACCGCCGCCAAGTTGCACGGCAGAGTATCCTAAAATTACTTTCCTTGGCACTGGCTCTTGCATACCAAATAAAACACGTAATGTTAGCGCTATTATGGTACAGTCCACCGCAGATGCTTATATGTTACTCGATTGCGGTGAGGGTACGTTTGGTCAAATTGTACGTTTGTATGGCAAAGCGCGTGCTGCATTGGTTATTCGCAATCTTAAAGCAATTTACATTTCCCACTTGCATGCAGATCATCATATAGGATTGATTGGTTTGCTGAATGAGCGCCGAGCATTGTTACAACAAACGGATGCAGCGCCTGCTGAGAACAAAGTTTTACTTTTTGCTCCACATCAAATAAAACCATGGTTGAATTTTTATAATGAACGCATTGAAAATATAGAAAATACATATACCTTTATAGGTAATGCAGATATGTTGCATGAACCAATGTTGTTGGGAGCAACACGAGCGGATATTGGCATTGATGCTGTTTCCACATGTTTGGTACGTCATTGTCCACATTCCTTTGGTGTTAGCCTTACGTTGCCAGCAAGCGCAGGTAATACGGAGCCTGTGAAAATCACCTACAGTGGCGACTCAATGCCATGTGAGGATTTAGTCGCTCTTGGGCGCAATTCAACTGTGCTCATACATGAAGCTACCATGGAGGATGATTTGCTTGAAGAGGCAAGACTGAAAATGCATAGCACCATATCACAAGCAATAGCACAGGGTCGTGAAATGCAAGCACAACATATAATACTCACACATTTCTCACAACGTTATGCCAAATTGCCACGCATGCAACAGCTAGTGGGTGGCAAGGCACCCGAAACCGAGACGATGCGTAATGTTTCAATAGCTTTTGATAACATGCAAATGACGCTGGGTGATTTGGAACATTTTCATTACATGTATCCAGCGTTGCATGCCCTCTTTGCTGAGCATGCGGAAGAGTTGGAACAAAAAGCACTCAAACGCGAGATCAAATTGGAGAGAAAGCGGAAATTGCTGAATGCAGACTGA